In one window of Nakamurella sp. PAMC28650 DNA:
- a CDS encoding IPT/TIG domain-containing protein, which yields MTVVLVAGTVFVSGGIASAAPPPAAQSQGQFLSGTVGAGNLANLASVAPATASAPPDTTNDVPLSATALNSVTVGLGGGINLLGTGANPGILTLGAVNQYATAATAGSSYASSGAVDNSGAIQIGANGSANPGVAPADATLNLASVIAATPALKTALSSAVVNVGAVAASANETATGTQSGTYKIGSLSLDVTSPLVAGIYTQVNSLVGTALGTLNAIPLVSNVPTASELLAPLTTITSADGSITANLQTGAVHIDIRKITGLNLDTLAPNTNLTPAITAALTTQLLPAITKALTGPGGFVETLTARLGQIKVAGLPISTGLLNPVLTALTNGLNPIVSGLGANVITPLATALTGLVTLTGNVEPALPNTAPTYSKAALSIGVVPAGNAAVVTLASASVGPNAGPPAPTATSLAPDHGPLTGGTTVTVTGTGFLTGATTVNVDGNPLSANVISPTTLTFTTPAHAGGQVPVTASTAGGTSAPLPFTFGPPTIATNGLSPNQGSSAGGTTVTGTGFVVGGTTVNVGGVNQSATATSATTLTFVTKSHPAGPVPVTVQTNGGTSTPAQTYTFVDPPTIAVNGLSPNYGPAGGNTTVTVTGTGFVAGSTTVDVDGVGQSATVTSPTTLTFVTDPHAAGGVPVTVTTAGLTSAPQTFTFQGVPTLTALTPNTGPDSGGTVVTVTGSGFAPSATVNLDGVTQPTTFVSDTTVQFTTPQHAGGQALVTVTTSGGTSGPLPFTFGPPTINITGLSPNQGPSAGGTQVTVTGTGFVPGATTVNVDGQNQAAAATSTTHLTFTTLPHSAGPVDVTAQTAAGTSAPQTFTFFDGPTILAVNGLSPDHGPATGLTTVTVTGTGFVIGNTTVNVDGQSQPATATSTTQLTFVTKAHAAGAVPVTVTTPGGTSGPQIYTFQGVPTITALTPDFGPDAGGTLVTVTGTGFSPAATVTVGGTTVPANVVNDTTLQFFTPPHAGGLVPVTVTTSGGVSGPLPFTYGPPTISTIGGLSPNFGPVAGGTLVTVTGTGFVQGATSVNVDGVNQPADATTDTTLTFTTNSHPAAQVQVTVQTAAGKSGPSNFTFLDVPTTAKLSPDSGPVAGNTTVTVTGTGFVTGNTLVLVDSVPYVGTVSSPTSLTFTTPSHPAGPADITVQTPGGTSTPPLPFDYLPAPTATSLTPTSGLTAGNTPVTITGTNFVVGATTVTIGGNVVPAGNVTVGNGGTTASFATPPHALGAVDVTVTTPGGASTLTAAYTYNNTAGAATLAPTSGPVLGGTPVTITGTGFVNGQTSVNIGGNTVPGRGGDRQPRRHHGQLLHSRLRSWSGLRGRLDGRRPGHGAHGLHLPRRPDDDDAVADVRSGRR from the coding sequence GTGACCGTGGTGTTGGTCGCCGGCACCGTGTTCGTCTCCGGGGGAATCGCCTCCGCCGCACCTCCCCCCGCCGCGCAGTCGCAGGGTCAATTCCTCTCCGGCACCGTGGGGGCCGGTAATCTCGCGAATCTCGCCTCGGTGGCGCCGGCGACGGCCTCGGCCCCGCCGGACACCACTAACGACGTTCCCCTCTCGGCGACCGCGCTGAACTCGGTGACGGTGGGTCTCGGCGGTGGCATCAATCTGCTGGGCACCGGCGCCAACCCCGGAATCCTCACCCTGGGCGCGGTCAACCAGTACGCCACGGCCGCGACCGCCGGCAGCTCGTACGCATCCTCCGGCGCGGTCGACAACTCCGGTGCCATCCAGATCGGCGCGAACGGGAGCGCCAATCCGGGGGTCGCCCCGGCGGACGCCACCCTGAACCTGGCCTCGGTCATCGCCGCCACCCCGGCCCTGAAGACGGCCCTGTCATCGGCCGTCGTCAACGTCGGTGCAGTGGCGGCCTCGGCCAACGAGACCGCGACGGGCACGCAGAGCGGTACCTACAAGATCGGTTCGCTCAGCCTTGACGTCACCAGCCCGCTGGTCGCCGGCATCTACACCCAGGTCAACTCCCTGGTCGGAACGGCGCTGGGTACCCTCAACGCGATTCCGCTGGTGTCGAACGTGCCGACCGCGTCAGAACTGCTGGCGCCGCTGACCACCATCACCTCCGCCGACGGCTCGATCACCGCCAACCTGCAGACCGGTGCGGTGCACATCGACATCCGCAAGATCACCGGCCTCAACCTCGACACGCTGGCCCCGAACACCAACCTGACGCCGGCGATCACCGCCGCGCTGACCACGCAGCTGCTGCCCGCCATCACCAAGGCGCTCACCGGCCCCGGTGGGTTCGTCGAGACGCTGACCGCGCGGCTCGGTCAGATCAAGGTAGCCGGCCTGCCGATCAGCACCGGCCTGTTGAACCCCGTTCTCACGGCTCTCACCAACGGTCTCAACCCGATCGTCTCCGGGCTCGGCGCCAACGTGATCACCCCGCTGGCCACCGCCCTCACCGGCCTCGTCACGCTGACCGGCAACGTGGAACCCGCGCTACCGAACACGGCTCCGACCTACAGCAAGGCCGCCCTGTCGATCGGCGTCGTACCCGCAGGCAACGCGGCCGTCGTCACGCTGGCCAGTGCGAGCGTCGGGCCGAACGCCGGCCCACCTGCACCGACCGCGACGAGCCTGGCGCCTGATCACGGCCCACTCACCGGCGGCACCACCGTGACGGTGACCGGCACCGGTTTCCTCACCGGCGCCACCACGGTTAATGTCGACGGAAACCCCCTGTCCGCCAACGTCATCAGTCCTACCACGTTGACCTTCACCACCCCGGCCCACGCCGGCGGTCAGGTCCCGGTCACGGCGAGCACGGCCGGTGGCACCAGTGCCCCGCTGCCGTTCACCTTCGGCCCGCCGACGATCGCCACGAACGGACTTTCCCCCAACCAGGGCTCGTCGGCCGGCGGTACCACCGTCACCGGCACAGGCTTCGTCGTCGGTGGCACGACGGTCAACGTCGGCGGGGTCAACCAGAGCGCGACCGCCACCAGCGCAACGACCCTGACCTTCGTCACCAAGTCGCACCCGGCCGGCCCGGTTCCGGTCACGGTGCAGACCAACGGCGGCACCAGCACTCCCGCCCAGACCTACACCTTCGTCGATCCGCCGACGATTGCGGTGAACGGGCTGTCACCCAACTACGGTCCGGCCGGCGGGAACACCACCGTCACCGTGACCGGAACCGGGTTCGTGGCGGGCAGCACGACAGTCGACGTCGATGGAGTCGGCCAGTCGGCGACCGTGACCAGCCCCACCACCCTGACCTTCGTCACCGACCCCCATGCGGCGGGCGGGGTCCCGGTCACGGTCACCACCGCCGGCCTCACCAGCGCGCCGCAGACCTTCACCTTCCAGGGTGTCCCGACCCTCACCGCGCTGACGCCCAACACCGGGCCCGACTCAGGCGGCACGGTGGTCACGGTGACGGGTTCCGGCTTCGCGCCGAGTGCGACCGTCAATCTGGACGGAGTCACGCAGCCCACCACCTTCGTCAGCGACACCACCGTGCAGTTCACCACCCCGCAGCATGCCGGCGGCCAGGCTCTCGTCACGGTGACCACCAGCGGCGGCACCAGCGGCCCGTTGCCCTTCACCTTCGGCCCGCCGACCATCAACATCACCGGGTTGTCCCCGAACCAGGGTCCGTCGGCCGGCGGCACGCAGGTCACCGTCACGGGTACCGGCTTCGTTCCGGGAGCGACGACGGTCAACGTCGACGGTCAGAACCAGGCCGCCGCTGCGACCAGCACCACGCATCTGACGTTCACCACGCTTCCCCACTCCGCCGGGCCGGTCGATGTGACGGCCCAGACGGCCGCCGGCACGAGCGCGCCGCAGACTTTCACGTTTTTCGACGGTCCGACGATCCTTGCGGTGAACGGCTTGTCGCCAGATCACGGCCCGGCCACCGGACTGACGACCGTCACCGTGACCGGCACCGGTTTCGTCATCGGCAACACGACGGTGAACGTCGACGGCCAGAGCCAGCCGGCTACCGCCACCAGCACCACGCAGCTGACCTTCGTCACGAAGGCCCATGCGGCGGGCGCGGTACCGGTCACGGTCACCACCCCGGGCGGCACCAGTGGACCGCAGATCTACACGTTCCAGGGCGTCCCGACCATCACCGCGCTGACGCCCGACTTCGGCCCTGACGCGGGCGGCACCTTGGTGACCGTCACCGGTACCGGCTTCTCGCCGGCCGCCACCGTCACCGTGGGCGGGACCACCGTGCCGGCCAACGTCGTCAACGACACCACTCTGCAGTTCTTCACCCCGCCGCACGCCGGAGGCCTGGTTCCGGTCACCGTGACCACCAGCGGCGGTGTCAGCGGTCCGTTGCCCTTCACCTACGGCCCCCCGACGATCTCCACCATCGGCGGTCTGAGCCCGAACTTCGGGCCGGTGGCCGGCGGCACCCTGGTCACCGTGACCGGTACCGGGTTCGTCCAGGGTGCCACCAGCGTCAACGTCGACGGTGTCAATCAACCGGCGGACGCCACCACGGACACCACCCTGACGTTCACCACCAACTCGCACCCCGCCGCACAGGTCCAGGTCACGGTGCAGACCGCGGCCGGGAAGAGTGGGCCGAGCAACTTCACGTTCCTCGACGTCCCGACCACAGCGAAGCTCTCGCCCGACAGCGGCCCCGTCGCCGGCAACACGACGGTGACGGTCACGGGGACCGGGTTCGTGACGGGTAACACGCTCGTGCTGGTGGACAGCGTGCCGTACGTCGGAACGGTGAGCAGCCCCACCAGCCTGACCTTCACCACCCCGTCGCATCCGGCCGGCCCGGCCGACATCACGGTGCAGACCCCGGGCGGCACGAGCACCCCGCCGCTGCCATTCGACTACCTGCCGGCCCCGACGGCGACGAGTCTGACGCCGACGTCGGGCCTGACCGCCGGTAATACCCCGGTGACCATCACCGGTACCAATTTCGTCGTCGGTGCCACGACGGTGACCATCGGCGGAAACGTCGTTCCCGCCGGCAATGTCACGGTGGGCAACGGCGGCACGACAGCTTCGTTCGCCACTCCGCCCCATGCCCTGGGTGCGGTCGACGTGACCGTGACCACTCCGGGTGGAGCCAGCACCCTGACGGCGGCCTACACCTACAACAACACCGCCGGTGCGGCGACGTTGGCACCGACGTCGGGTCCGGTGCTCGGTGGCACACCGGTGACCATCACCGGGACCGGTTTCGTGAACGGTCAGACATCGGTGAACATCGGTGGCAACACGGTCCCGGGCCGGGGCGGTGACCGTCAACCTCGGCGGCACCACGGCCAGCTTCTCCACTCCCGGCTACGCAGCTGGTCTGGTCTCCGTGGTCGCCTCGACGGTCGGCGGCCAGGACACGGTGCCCATGGCCTACACCTACCTCGACGTCCCGACGACGACGACGCTGTCGCCGACGTCAGGTCCGGTCGCCGGTAA
- a CDS encoding gamma-aminobutyraldehyde dehydrogenase, whose translation MTGTEMNLIGGERLAGSGEAFPVLDPATGREVTRYRLGTSADVDDAVTNARQAFGSWSRTTPGERSGLLARLAVELGSRAAELAEVETSQTGKPIKLSTGFDVPGTIDNTAFFGGAARILEGSAAGEYSADHTSMIRREPIGVIGSIAPWNYPLQMAGWKILPAVAAGNTIVLKPSEITPLTALLFAESAAAAGFPDGVINVVSGTGPDAGATLVSHPDVDMVSFTGSTAVGRQVMAACSARAARVHLELGGKAPFVVFDDADLEAAVHGAVAGSMINTGQDCTAATRAYVHESLFGAFVDGVADLLAGLVLGDPMDPATDIGPLSSARHRDKVSEMVHAARTRGARVLQPGSLPGSHSGGAGLAHGFWHLPTLITDVVQSDPVVQDEIFGPVLTVLPFTGDDEAFDLANDSPFGLAASAWTTNVHRALRAGAELRAGTVWINDHIPIFSEMPHGGYRSSGFGKDMSVYALHEYLQIKHVAMDRTGVARKPWHRTVFGISYS comes from the coding sequence ATGACGGGCACGGAGATGAACCTGATCGGCGGCGAGCGCCTGGCCGGTTCCGGGGAGGCCTTCCCGGTGCTGGACCCGGCCACCGGGCGGGAGGTCACCCGCTACCGGCTGGGTACGTCGGCGGACGTGGACGACGCCGTCACCAACGCCCGACAGGCCTTTGGGAGCTGGTCGAGGACGACGCCGGGGGAGCGGTCGGGGCTGCTCGCCAGGCTGGCTGTCGAGCTCGGTTCCAGGGCGGCCGAACTCGCCGAGGTGGAGACCTCCCAGACCGGCAAGCCGATCAAGCTCTCCACCGGGTTCGACGTGCCGGGCACGATCGACAACACCGCCTTCTTCGGTGGTGCGGCCAGGATCCTGGAGGGCAGTGCGGCGGGGGAGTACTCCGCCGACCACACCTCGATGATCCGGCGTGAACCGATCGGGGTGATCGGGTCGATCGCCCCCTGGAACTATCCGCTGCAGATGGCCGGATGGAAGATCCTGCCGGCCGTCGCGGCCGGCAACACCATCGTGCTGAAACCCTCTGAGATAACTCCGTTGACGGCGCTCCTGTTCGCCGAATCCGCTGCGGCAGCAGGATTCCCGGATGGCGTGATCAACGTCGTCAGCGGGACGGGGCCGGACGCCGGCGCGACCCTGGTCTCGCACCCCGACGTCGACATGGTGTCCTTCACCGGCTCGACCGCGGTCGGCCGTCAGGTGATGGCGGCCTGCTCCGCCCGTGCCGCCCGGGTACACCTGGAACTCGGTGGCAAGGCCCCGTTCGTGGTGTTCGACGACGCCGACCTGGAGGCCGCAGTGCATGGCGCCGTGGCGGGCTCGATGATCAACACGGGCCAGGACTGCACCGCCGCCACCCGCGCGTACGTCCATGAATCTCTGTTCGGGGCCTTCGTCGACGGGGTGGCCGACCTGCTGGCCGGTCTCGTCCTCGGCGACCCGATGGACCCGGCCACGGACATCGGGCCGCTGTCCAGCGCCCGGCACCGGGACAAGGTTTCCGAGATGGTGCACGCCGCGCGGACCCGCGGCGCGAGGGTGTTGCAACCGGGCAGCCTGCCCGGCAGTCACTCAGGCGGCGCGGGGCTCGCCCACGGCTTCTGGCACCTCCCCACCCTGATCACGGACGTGGTCCAGTCCGACCCGGTCGTCCAGGACGAGATCTTCGGCCCGGTGCTGACGGTGCTCCCGTTCACCGGCGACGACGAAGCCTTCGACCTGGCGAACGACTCGCCGTTCGGGCTCGCAGCCTCGGCCTGGACCACCAACGTCCACCGGGCGTTGCGGGCCGGTGCCGAACTCCGGGCCGGCACTGTGTGGATCAACGACCACATCCCGATCTTCTCCGAGATGCCGCACGGCGGATATCGGTCGTCCGGCTTCGGCAAGGACATGAGCGTCTACGCCCTGCATGAATATCTGCAGATCAAGCATGTGGCCATGGATCGCACGGGTGTTGCGCGCAAGCCGTGGCACCGAACCGTCTTCGGCATTTCTTACAGCTGA
- a CDS encoding APC family permease: MTTTAPVGQPGGSGTDGTAVDKGLKGGSLGLVGSVVVGMASTAPAYSLAASLGFIVASGGALLAGVKAPAIMLLAFIPMYFIAVAYKELNEAEPDCGTTFTWATRAFGPIVGWMGGWGIIAADVIVMANLAQIAGAYSFTLADDVGIHNQLANSTFWSTVAGILWIVIMTYICYRGIEVSARLQYVLLSIEIVTLIMLAVVALVKVYSHHGVPATICPDGINVCGSLTPQLSWLWPGGLSFGGVIAPAVLTAAFIYWGWDTAVATNEETADPGRTPGRAAVISTVLLLITYVLVSVAVVAFAGTGTDPTGIGLGNANNATDVFSAIGPVLFGDSVLGHIGLGLLTVSILTSAAASTQTTILPTARTALSMAVYKALPTKFARIHKKYLTPTWATVGMGLVSIAFYLVITLISTDLLSALIGSIGLQIAFYYGLTGIACAWFYRRTLFTSVRHLVMRGVIPLAGGIFLFAMFVFAIHSYIAPDWLTSSNPADQAGCDTANAALTAGQAATNATTASIADLSDKVTAACAGNNVTIFGLGAVAVVGILALLVGFLLIALQWWKSPAFFLGKTLPRASADLLLLGTEEEGVPSTLPGSGEQATVIAPDLSNLPAGQIAIDPETGEKFRKKVP; this comes from the coding sequence ATGACGACGACAGCACCAGTGGGGCAGCCGGGTGGATCGGGCACCGACGGCACCGCGGTCGACAAGGGATTGAAGGGCGGGTCGCTCGGGCTGGTCGGCAGCGTCGTCGTCGGAATGGCATCGACGGCACCGGCCTACTCCCTGGCCGCCAGCCTCGGTTTCATCGTCGCGAGTGGTGGCGCACTGCTCGCCGGGGTGAAGGCGCCGGCCATCATGTTGCTGGCCTTCATCCCGATGTACTTCATCGCCGTCGCCTACAAGGAGTTGAACGAGGCCGAGCCGGACTGCGGCACCACCTTCACCTGGGCGACGAGGGCCTTCGGCCCGATCGTCGGTTGGATGGGCGGCTGGGGCATCATCGCCGCCGACGTCATCGTCATGGCCAACCTCGCGCAGATCGCCGGTGCCTACTCCTTCACGCTGGCCGACGACGTCGGCATCCACAACCAGCTGGCCAACAGCACGTTCTGGTCGACGGTGGCGGGCATCCTCTGGATCGTCATCATGACGTACATCTGCTACCGCGGCATCGAGGTCTCCGCGCGCCTGCAGTACGTCCTCCTGAGCATCGAGATCGTCACGCTGATCATGCTGGCGGTCGTCGCGCTGGTGAAGGTCTACTCGCACCACGGTGTGCCCGCCACCATCTGCCCCGATGGGATCAACGTCTGCGGATCCCTGACGCCGCAGCTGTCCTGGCTCTGGCCCGGTGGACTGTCCTTCGGCGGCGTCATCGCGCCCGCCGTGCTGACCGCGGCCTTCATCTACTGGGGCTGGGACACCGCGGTGGCCACCAACGAGGAGACCGCCGACCCCGGCCGGACGCCCGGCCGGGCCGCTGTCATCTCGACCGTCCTGCTGCTGATCACCTACGTGCTGGTCTCGGTGGCGGTGGTGGCGTTCGCGGGCACCGGGACCGACCCGACGGGCATCGGCCTCGGCAACGCGAACAACGCCACGGACGTGTTCTCGGCGATCGGGCCGGTGCTGTTCGGCGACAGCGTGCTCGGACACATCGGTCTCGGATTGCTGACCGTCTCGATCCTGACGTCCGCGGCGGCCTCCACCCAGACCACGATCCTGCCCACCGCCAGGACGGCACTGTCGATGGCGGTCTACAAGGCCCTGCCGACCAAGTTCGCACGGATCCACAAGAAGTACCTGACCCCGACCTGGGCCACCGTCGGGATGGGTCTGGTGTCCATCGCCTTCTACCTGGTCATCACCCTGATCAGCACCGATCTCCTGTCCGCCCTGATCGGCTCGATCGGTTTGCAGATCGCCTTCTACTACGGCCTCACCGGCATCGCCTGCGCCTGGTTCTACCGCCGGACGCTCTTCACCTCGGTCCGTCATCTCGTGATGCGGGGCGTCATCCCGTTGGCCGGCGGGATCTTCCTCTTCGCGATGTTCGTCTTCGCGATCCACAGCTACATCGCACCGGACTGGCTGACCAGCAGCAACCCCGCCGACCAGGCCGGCTGCGACACGGCCAACGCCGCACTGACCGCGGGTCAGGCGGCCACGAACGCCACGACCGCCTCGATCGCCGACCTGTCGGACAAGGTCACCGCAGCCTGCGCCGGCAACAACGTGACGATCTTCGGCCTGGGTGCGGTGGCGGTCGTGGGGATCCTGGCCCTGCTGGTCGGGTTCCTGCTCATCGCGCTGCAGTGGTGGAAGTCGCCGGCCTTCTTCCTCGGGAAGACCCTGCCACGGGCGTCGGCCGACCTGCTCCTGCTCGGTACCGAGGAAGAGGGCGTGCCCAGCACCCTTCCCGGCTCCGGCGAGCAGGCCACCGTGATCGCGCCCGATCTTTCCAACCTGCCCGCCGGGCAGATCGCGATCGATCCGGAGACCGGCGAGAAGTTCCGGAAGAAGGTGCCCTGA
- a CDS encoding Lrp/AsnC family transcriptional regulator, with amino-acid sequence MSRSTSALGADSDGTVTARNRAASTPLDDVSKAIIEQLQQDGRRPYATIAAAVGLSEAAVRQRVSRLIGSGVVQIVAVTDPMQVGFSRQAMIGIKAEGNLEPVVAALTAMDEVDYVVITAGSFDILAEVVCEDDDHLLSLLNHRIRTIEGIASTESFMYLKLSKQTYTWGTR; translated from the coding sequence ATGTCCAGGTCCACGAGCGCCCTCGGAGCCGACAGCGACGGCACCGTCACTGCCCGCAATCGGGCAGCGTCGACGCCGCTGGACGACGTCTCCAAGGCCATCATCGAACAGCTCCAGCAGGACGGTCGGCGGCCCTATGCGACGATCGCCGCCGCCGTCGGGCTCTCGGAGGCAGCGGTACGACAACGGGTGTCGCGGTTGATCGGGTCCGGTGTGGTCCAGATCGTCGCCGTCACCGATCCGATGCAGGTCGGTTTCTCCCGTCAGGCGATGATCGGGATCAAGGCCGAGGGGAACCTCGAGCCCGTGGTCGCCGCCCTCACCGCCATGGACGAGGTCGACTACGTCGTCATCACCGCCGGATCGTTCGACATCCTGGCCGAGGTGGTCTGCGAGGACGACGACCACCTCCTGAGCCTGCTCAACCACCGGATCCGCACGATCGAGGGCATCGCCTCCACCGAATCGTTCATGTATCTCAAGCTTTCCAAGCAGACCTACACCTGGGGAACACGATGA
- a CDS encoding aspartate aminotransferase family protein translates to MSTSTTSKATDHLWMHFTRMSSYDNSPVPTIERGEGSYIFDTNGNKYLDALSGLFTVQAGHGREELARAAYDQARKLAFFPIWSYAHPTAIELADRLAALAPGDLNKVFFSSGGGESVETAWKVAKQYYKLTGKPGKHKVISRAIAYHGTTAGALSITGIPPFKEAFEPLVPGTFRVPNTNFYRAPEFVADDEKLFGLWAANRIEEAILAEGPATVAAVFLEPVQNAGGCFPPPPGYFDRVREICDEYDVLLISDEVICAYGRLGTMFGAQKFGYQPDIITTAKGLTSGYSPLGCAIISDRIYEPFGKEGVSFAHGYTFGGHPVSCAVALANLDLFEREDLLGNVLRHENAFRSTLEKLYDLPIVGNVRGDGYFYGIELVKDKATKETFDADECERVLRGYVSGALFANGLYCRADDRGDPVVQVAPPLICGQTEFDEIEQKLRIVLTEAWNRI, encoded by the coding sequence ATGAGTACCAGCACCACCAGCAAGGCCACCGACCATCTCTGGATGCACTTCACCAGGATGTCGTCCTACGACAACAGTCCCGTCCCGACGATCGAGCGGGGCGAGGGCAGTTACATCTTCGACACCAACGGCAACAAGTACCTCGACGCGTTGTCCGGGCTCTTCACCGTGCAGGCCGGGCACGGCCGCGAGGAACTGGCGCGCGCGGCCTACGACCAGGCCCGCAAGCTCGCCTTCTTCCCGATCTGGTCCTACGCCCACCCCACCGCCATCGAACTCGCCGACCGGCTGGCCGCCCTCGCGCCCGGTGACCTCAACAAGGTCTTCTTCTCCTCCGGCGGCGGCGAATCGGTCGAGACGGCCTGGAAGGTCGCCAAGCAGTACTACAAGCTGACCGGGAAACCGGGGAAGCACAAGGTGATCTCGCGCGCCATCGCCTACCACGGCACCACCGCCGGTGCGCTCTCGATCACCGGTATCCCGCCGTTCAAGGAAGCCTTCGAACCGTTGGTGCCAGGGACCTTCCGGGTGCCGAACACCAACTTCTACCGGGCACCGGAGTTCGTCGCGGACGACGAGAAGCTGTTCGGGCTGTGGGCCGCCAACCGGATCGAGGAGGCCATCCTCGCCGAGGGTCCGGCGACCGTCGCCGCCGTGTTCCTGGAGCCGGTGCAGAACGCCGGCGGCTGCTTCCCGCCGCCGCCCGGATACTTCGACCGGGTCCGCGAGATCTGCGACGAGTACGACGTCCTGCTGATCTCGGACGAGGTGATCTGCGCCTACGGCCGGCTCGGCACCATGTTCGGTGCCCAGAAGTTCGGCTACCAGCCCGACATCATCACCACCGCCAAGGGTCTGACGTCCGGTTACTCGCCGTTGGGCTGTGCGATCATCTCCGACCGGATCTACGAGCCGTTCGGCAAGGAGGGCGTGTCCTTCGCCCACGGCTACACCTTCGGCGGGCACCCGGTGTCGTGTGCTGTGGCGCTGGCCAACCTGGATCTGTTCGAGCGGGAAGACCTGCTGGGCAACGTGTTACGTCACGAGAACGCGTTCCGCTCGACGCTCGAGAAGCTCTACGACCTGCCGATCGTCGGGAACGTCCGCGGTGACGGGTACTTCTACGGGATCGAGCTGGTCAAGGACAAGGCGACGAAGGAGACGTTCGACGCCGACGAGTGCGAGCGGGTACTGCGCGGCTACGTGTCCGGCGCACTGTTCGCCAACGGACTCTACTGCCGTGCCGACGACCGCGGCGACCCCGTCGTCCAGGTCGCCCCGCCGCTGATCTGCGGCCAGACCGAGTTCGACGAGATCGAGCAGAAGCTCCGCATCGTCCTGACCGAGGCCTGGAACCGTATCTGA
- a CDS encoding FAD-binding oxidoreductase gives MLISATEGGASVLPQNPSGQAWASDYRGLSLWLDRVDDPLTRRPGLPGDRSVDIAIVGAGFTGLWTAYYLQRADPNLRIAVVEKEIAGFGASGRNGGWCSDLFPASWEKIARRHGRAPALAMKAAMRAGLDEVGSVVAAEGLDCGWERGGSIAFARSKVQLERAEAEVEHAHSWGDSDADLRLLSATETQQMVGAAGVLGSTFTPHCATIDPGALVRGLARLVVDRGAELYEGTAVREIRPHRVVTDEGIVTADVVVRATEGYTSALRGARRELAPLYSLIVATEPLDEKTLTAVGLAHRPTFADHRHLICYGQRSSDGRIVFGGRGAPYHFGSTTAARFDREPAVFESLRHNLIDMFPVLAGVRFTHSWGGPLGVPRDWHAGVGLDRDTGFAWGGGYVGDGVTTSNLAGRTLTDLITGTDSDLITLPWVGHRSRKWEPEPLRYLGINTGLRVMVSADRRETRTGKHSSMAKAFNRYLGG, from the coding sequence ATGTTGATCAGCGCGACCGAGGGAGGTGCGTCCGTCTTGCCGCAGAACCCGTCCGGCCAGGCCTGGGCGTCCGACTACCGAGGACTGAGCCTGTGGCTCGACCGCGTCGACGACCCACTGACGCGGCGTCCCGGGTTGCCCGGAGACCGGTCGGTCGACATCGCGATCGTCGGCGCCGGATTCACCGGACTGTGGACCGCCTACTACCTGCAGCGCGCCGATCCGAACCTGCGGATCGCCGTGGTGGAAAAGGAGATCGCCGGATTCGGGGCCTCCGGACGCAACGGCGGCTGGTGCTCCGATCTGTTCCCGGCGTCCTGGGAGAAGATCGCCCGCCGTCATGGACGGGCCCCGGCCCTGGCCATGAAGGCCGCCATGCGGGCCGGTCTCGACGAGGTCGGCTCCGTGGTCGCGGCCGAGGGCCTCGACTGCGGTTGGGAGCGTGGCGGGTCCATCGCCTTCGCCCGCTCGAAGGTACAACTGGAACGAGCCGAGGCGGAGGTCGAGCACGCGCATTCCTGGGGCGACTCCGACGCGGACCTGCGCCTGCTGTCGGCCACCGAGACCCAGCAGATGGTGGGCGCTGCAGGGGTTCTCGGCTCCACCTTCACTCCACACTGCGCCACCATCGATCCGGGCGCCCTGGTCCGCGGACTGGCCAGGCTGGTCGTGGATCGCGGCGCGGAGCTGTACGAGGGCACCGCCGTGCGGGAGATCCGGCCGCACCGGGTCGTCACCGATGAGGGCATCGTGACGGCAGATGTCGTCGTCAGGGCAACCGAGGGCTACACCTCAGCGCTGCGCGGGGCCCGACGGGAGCTCGCACCGCTCTACTCGCTGATCGTGGCGACCGAACCACTGGACGAGAAGACCCTGACCGCAGTCGGTCTGGCCCATCGACCGACCTTCGCCGACCATCGGCACCTGATCTGCTACGGCCAGCGGAGCTCCGACGGCCGCATCGTGTTCGGCGGTCGCGGGGCGCCGTATCACTTCGGCTCGACCACCGCTGCCCGGTTCGACCGGGAACCGGCCGTCTTCGAATCGCTGCGGCACAACCTGATCGACATGTTCCCCGTGCTGGCAGGGGTGCGGTTCACCCATTCCTGGGGTGGCCCGCTCGGCGTTCCGCGTGACTGGCACGCCGGCGTCGGCCTCGACCGCGACACCGGCTTCGCCTGGGGCGGAGGATATGTCGGGGACGGTGTCACCACCTCGAACCTGGCCGGCCGGACATTGACCGACCTGATCACCGGCACGGACTCGGACCTGATCACGCTGCCCTGGGTGGGCCACCGTTCGCGCAAGTGGGAGCCGGAACCGCTGCGCTACCTCGGTATCAACACCGGTCTGCGGGTGATGGTTTCGGCCGATCGCCGTGAGACGCGGACCGGCAAGCATTCCTCGATGGCCAAGGCCTTCAATCGGTACCTCGGCGGTTGA